The DNA segment GGTGCGGGCCGGGGAGGAAAGCGGCACGCTGCCCCTGTCGCTCTCCCGGCTGGCCGACCACCTCGAGGAACAGGCGCGGACGGTCAACCGCGTCCGGTCCGCCCTCACCTACCCCCTGCTCATGGCCTCCGTGGCGGCGCTGGTCGTCGTCTTCCTGCTGTCGTTCGTCGTGCCGAAGATCGTCGGGGTCTTTTCCCACATGGGCCAGGCCCTTCCCCTCCCCACCCGCGCGCTGATCGCCGTGTCGAACCTTCTGGCGGCCGGGTGGTGGGTATTGCTCCTGCTGCTTGGCGCCCTGATCGTGGCGGGCAGGCGGTACCTGTCCACCGACAAGGGGAAAAGGGCCCGGGACGCCTTCCTGCTGCGCCTTCCCATTCTCGGGAGGATCGTCCACCTGTCGGCCCTCTCCCGGTTCGCCCGGACGCTTTCGACCATGGCGACTGCCGGGATCCCCATCGACCGGGCGCTGCGGATCGTCGCCCCCGTCGTGGGAAACGCGGTGATCGCGGAGCACATCGAGGCGGCGGCGGCCCGCGTCGTGGAGGGGTCCTCGCTGTCCGATGCGCTTCGCCACCACGCCGAGATCCCCCCCACGCTCGTCCAGATGGTGGCCGTCGGGGAGGAAAGCGGGAAGCTCGACTACCTGCTCGAGAAGATGGGAGAGGCGATCGACGGGGAGGTGGAGGCCCGGCTGTCCCGCGCCCTCTCCCTGATGGAACCGGTTATCATATTGTTGATGGGGACGGTCGTCGCCTTCATCGTCATCTCGATTCTGCTGCCGCTGCTCGAGATCTCCACGATCGTCCGCTAGAGGAGGGACAAGACATGGTACGGATGCCGAGCGGAAGGAACCGGATGCGCGACCGCGCCGGGTTCACCCTTCTGGAAATCATGGTCGTCATCGTCATTCTGGGGCTCCTCGCGGCTCTCGTGGTCCCCAGGCTGATCGGGCGGACGGAGGAGGCGAAGCGGACCCAGACCCGTCTCCAGATCAAGAACATCGAGCAGGCCCTGCAGCTTTTCAAACTCGACAACGGCTTCTACCCCGCCACGGAGCAGGGGCTCGAGGCCCTCGTGCGGGCCCCCGAAACCGGCAGGGTCCCGAAGAATTACCGGAAGGGAGGGTACCTCGACCGGGTGCCGAAAGACCCCTGGGCCAACAATTACGTGTATGTCTCCCCCGGCTCTCACGGGGACTACGACATAAGCTCCTACGGGGCGGACAATGTCCCCGGCGGGGAAGGCGAGGATGCGGACATCAACTCCTGGGACGCGCCGTAGCCCGGGCTTCACGTTCATCGAGCTGTCGATCGTCCTCTTCGTGCTGGGGCTGCTGCTCTGGCTCGTCGTCCCCCGCATCTCTTCCGTCGCCGGCCCCAGCCGCGACACCGTGTTCCGGGAGATCGCCGCCGGTTCCGAAGCGGCATTCGACACGGCCCTCTTCGAAAAACGGGAGGTCCGCCTCGTCATCGACCCGTCCGCCGGGACCTACCGGTTCCGCACCATGGAGGAACAAAGGGCCTTGCCGGCGCCCCGCGGGCTGTCGGAGGGCCTGACGATCACGGGGGTCCGGATCGAGGGGGAGGACCGCCCTCCCGACATCGTCACCGAGATCCGCTACCTCCCCGGCGGGAAGATCCCCGCCTTCCGGATCTTCTTCCGCGAATCCGGCGGGGGCGCGAATCCCCCCGAGTGGACCCTCCGGGTGAACCCCACGGACGGTTCGGTCGACATCCTCGAAGGGAACGTCACGGTCGATGCGTAGAAGAGCCGCCTCCCCGGATGGCTTCACGCTCCTCGAGGTCCTCGTGTCCCTGGCGATCCTCTCCGCCACGCTCATCATGGCGTACCAGGTCACCTCCGCGGCCATTTCCGCGGGGGAGAGATCGGAAGCGTGGACGACGGCATCCCTCCTGGGCGAGGAGAAGCTTCGGGAAGTCATCGAAACGTTCCCGGAGATCCAGGAAACGGAAGGGAAATTCCCCTCTCCCCACGAGGGGTACTCGTTCCGGCTGGCCGTCAAGCAGGCCCTCCACGCCGACGCCCGGGAGGTGGTCCTCGCCGTGTCCTGGAAGACGGGCGGAACCGTGGAATCGATCACCCTGTCGGGGCTGGCGGTGCGATGAGCAGGACGGCAGGCAGACGCGGCTTCACCCTCGTGGAAGTCCTTCTCACGCTGGCGATCTTCTCCGTGGTCCTCCTCTTGCTCCTCTCCTCCTTCACGGGGGTGGAGCGCGCCCGGGAGATCCTCTCGGACAGGTACCGGGATTTCCGGCAGCTGAGAATGAGCATCGACCGGCTCGGGGCGGACATCCAGGGTGCGTTCTCCTCCGACGGCAACGAGGCGACGGCGCTTTCCTGCCACGAGGACACCTTTTCGGGGAAGCCCGCCGCCACCCTGGTCTTCACCGCCTTCGTGCTTCCGGAGCAGGGCGGACCGCGCCCTGCGGACGGCATCGTAAAACTCCGGTACTTCCCGAAACTCGGCCGGGAGGGCAAGTTCCTCGAGCTCTACCGCGAGGAGTCCTCCCTCCCCCTGATCGAGAACAAGATCCCCACGCGGGAGATCCGGATAGCGGACCGGCTTTTGGGCTTCCGGATGGAGTTCTTCGACGGGAGCGCGTGGACGAAGGAGTGGCCGTCGGGCGGCCGGAAAAAGACCGCGCTGCCCCGCAAGGTGGCCATCATCCTCACCTCCTCGTCCGGCGAGGAGTACCGTCGGGTCGTTCCCCTCCCTCTCGCGGGGACGGAGGCGGCGATCCCGTTTTCGGGAAGGCGGGCGGGGGCAAAGCAATGAGGGCGCGGAGGGCCGGCGACCGGGGGGTGGCCCTTCTCATCACCTTGTTGATCCTCGTGCTGATCGTCACCCTGGTGTGGGAGGTCTTCCGGGTCGGAGCGCGAGCGGCGCAGACGGGGGCATACGGCCGCGACTCCATCCGCGCGGAGCTCGTGGGGGAGGCGGGCGTCGCGGCGGCCCGGATCGCCCTTCGGGAAGACGCGGGGAACAACGATTACGATACCCTCGACGAGGTCTGGTCGAGACCGGTCCCCCCCATCGACCTGGGCGAGGGAACGATCCACATCGTGGTGGAGGACGAGGAGCGGAAGATCCACCTGAACCGCCTCGTGCTTCCCAACGGGAACGCGCCCGACGACCAGAGGCTCGCCGTCTTCCGGAGGCTTCTCGAGATCCTCGAGATCGACCCGTCGCTCGCGGACGCCGTCGTCGACTGGCTCGACAACGACGATACGCCCCGCGTGGGGGGCGCTGAAAGCCCCTACTACCTCTCCCTCCCCTTCCCCTACAAGGCGAAGAACGATTTCTTCGACACCGTCGACGAACTTCGTCTCGTCCGGGGAATGACCCCGGAGGCGTTCGAGAAGCTGCGGCCGTTCGTCACCCTCTATTCCTCGGGGAAGGTCAACCTCAACACGGCCCCGAAGCAGATCCTCCTCGCTCTTTCCGCGGGGCAGGACGCGGCCGAGGCCGGGGAGATCACCGAGGCGACGGCCGACCAGATCATCGAGGACCGGAAAGTGAATCCCTTCCGGAAGATCGAGGAGATCGGGAACGTGAGCCCGTTCCTTCTTGATCTGTACAAGAAGACACGGATCCGCGACCTCATGGACACCCGGTCGACCGCCTTCCACGTGCGTTCCTCGGGGGAGTTCGCCGGAACGGTCCGGACGATCGATTCCGTCGGGATCCGGTCCGGAAAAACTATACAATGGCGGTACTGGAGAGTAGAATAACGCACCGAATTTCACGATCCGCGGGGGGAGCATGAGACGTGTCCTGACAGGGATCCTGGCAATGGTGCTCGCCGCCGCGATGGCGGCGACGGCGGCGGCCGAAAGGACCGTCCCGGTGAACGATCCCGCCTCCCCCGGCGTCTTCGACCAGCCCTCCGTGGCGGTGGAGGGAGCCGTCAACCACGTCGCCTACATCGGCGCGGACACCGCGGCCGGCCCCTTCCGCGTCTACTACGCGGCGATCGACGGGGGGACGGACTTCACCAACCTCTCCCTTTCCCGGACCACCGCGGGGTTTTTCGTCACCCCGCCCACGCCGATCGACAACACGGACGCGGGGAATGATCTCTACGCCGACGCCCGTCACCCCCAGATCGCCCTTCGTTCCTCCACCGAGGCGGTGATCTTCTTCCAGGCCAAGCCGGTCGCTTCCGCCGACCCGACGTATGCGCTTTATGTGGCGCGTCTCACGCTGTCGAACAAGGCGGTGGTGAAGCGTTCCGTGCGCAGGGTAACGGGAGTCGGCGGTTTTCAGGAGGACGTCTCGTTCGGACTGGTCACGGCGGACAACTCGGCCAGGCTGGCCTACGCGGGAAGGCAGGGGGTCGCGGACCCGTTCGGCGTCTACTACGCGAGGATCTCCCTGGAGAGCGCCGCCGTCACGGGAAGCCCCGGAACCCCGCTTCTCCTCTCCTCCGTGGCGGGAAGCACCGGCTTCCGCCCGCTGCCCAGCCTGAAACTCGACGGACTGAACCGCGCCCACGTCGCCTGGGCCGCGAACAGTAACTCCTCCAACCCCAACGGGATCTACTACGCTCTGGTGAAGGAGACAAGCGGGGCGGACAACGTCGTGATTGCGGCGACCGAGGTCCTCGGGCGGTCCCGGAAGTTCGGGCACCCGAACCTCCTCGTCTCCGGGAACAGCTCCATCGTCATCCTCGCGGCGGACGAGTCCCTCCCGGGGACGGCCGGGAACCTCGGCCTGGTGAACATCAACCCCGACGCGGACAACCAGGACGGAAGCCCGGTCGAGATCTCGACCAACACCAACTTCCTTCTCACCCCGCCGGGGGAGGCGATCCTGCCCGGGGATTTCAGCGTCTTCCGGCCCGCG comes from the Candidatus Deferrimicrobiaceae bacterium genome and includes:
- a CDS encoding type II secretion system F family protein, coding for MPTYRYTGISQAGAEKKGVLDAETVSAARLKLRSDGMYPVTIVEDTGGGRFLPSLSLLGRKEFLPLLTRQLATLVGAGVPVMSALQSLSAQVDDPESRRVLVEVQEAVRSGMSLARAVESHPGTFPELYASMVRAGEESGTLPLSLSRLADHLEEQARTVNRVRSALTYPLLMASVAALVVVFLLSFVVPKIVGVFSHMGQALPLPTRALIAVSNLLAAGWWVLLLLLGALIVAGRRYLSTDKGKRARDAFLLRLPILGRIVHLSALSRFARTLSTMATAGIPIDRALRIVAPVVGNAVIAEHIEAAAARVVEGSSLSDALRHHAEIPPTLVQMVAVGEESGKLDYLLEKMGEAIDGEVEARLSRALSLMEPVIILLMGTVVAFIVISILLPLLEISTIVR
- the gspG gene encoding type II secretion system major pseudopilin GspG encodes the protein MVRMPSGRNRMRDRAGFTLLEIMVVIVILGLLAALVVPRLIGRTEEAKRTQTRLQIKNIEQALQLFKLDNGFYPATEQGLEALVRAPETGRVPKNYRKGGYLDRVPKDPWANNYVYVSPGSHGDYDISSYGADNVPGGEGEDADINSWDAP
- a CDS encoding prepilin-type N-terminal cleavage/methylation domain-containing protein, whose amino-acid sequence is MRTSTPGTRRSPGFTFIELSIVLFVLGLLLWLVVPRISSVAGPSRDTVFREIAAGSEAAFDTALFEKREVRLVIDPSAGTYRFRTMEEQRALPAPRGLSEGLTITGVRIEGEDRPPDIVTEIRYLPGGKIPAFRIFFRESGGGANPPEWTLRVNPTDGSVDILEGNVTVDA
- a CDS encoding prepilin-type N-terminal cleavage/methylation domain-containing protein translates to MRRRAASPDGFTLLEVLVSLAILSATLIMAYQVTSAAISAGERSEAWTTASLLGEEKLREVIETFPEIQETEGKFPSPHEGYSFRLAVKQALHADAREVVLAVSWKTGGTVESITLSGLAVR
- a CDS encoding type II secretion system protein GspJ gives rise to the protein MSRTAGRRGFTLVEVLLTLAIFSVVLLLLLSSFTGVERAREILSDRYRDFRQLRMSIDRLGADIQGAFSSDGNEATALSCHEDTFSGKPAATLVFTAFVLPEQGGPRPADGIVKLRYFPKLGREGKFLELYREESSLPLIENKIPTREIRIADRLLGFRMEFFDGSAWTKEWPSGGRKKTALPRKVAIILTSSSGEEYRRVVPLPLAGTEAAIPFSGRRAGAKQ
- the gspK gene encoding type II secretion system minor pseudopilin GspK, producing MRARRAGDRGVALLITLLILVLIVTLVWEVFRVGARAAQTGAYGRDSIRAELVGEAGVAAARIALREDAGNNDYDTLDEVWSRPVPPIDLGEGTIHIVVEDEERKIHLNRLVLPNGNAPDDQRLAVFRRLLEILEIDPSLADAVVDWLDNDDTPRVGGAESPYYLSLPFPYKAKNDFFDTVDELRLVRGMTPEAFEKLRPFVTLYSSGKVNLNTAPKQILLALSAGQDAAEAGEITEATADQIIEDRKVNPFRKIEEIGNVSPFLLDLYKKTRIRDLMDTRSTAFHVRSSGEFAGTVRTIDSVGIRSGKTIQWRYWRVE